In Ipomoea triloba cultivar NCNSP0323 chromosome 15, ASM357664v1, one genomic interval encodes:
- the LOC116005898 gene encoding receptor-like protein 35, with protein MEDVFNVTDQEGNKITDEAMLDYIMKTTTSETTEGRRALLKWKNTLDFNADVLHSWSIANLHNICWNWTGITCNNVGAIYKIKLDDFSLSGTLESLDFVSFPNLTRFSLYNNNFTGSVPYAIANLSHLVFLDLSSNCFVSFISSEIGRLTKFRLLNLGGNHLRGTIPSKISYLQHLTSLSLNDNSLTGQIPEAIFSNLSNLQTFDCGGNLFHGPFPPSLVKLSKLKQLVLSKNSFYGSIPPTIGNLSSLTKSSSWLQHVGRKYS; from the coding sequence ACTACAACTTCTGAAACAACTGAGGGAAGAAGAGCCCTTCTCAAATGGAAGAACACCCTTGATTTCAATGCTGATGTTCTTCATTCTTGGTCTATTGCTAATCTTCACAACATTTGCTGGAACTGGACGGGTATCACTTGCAACAACGTTGGAGCTATTTATAAGATTAAGCTGGATGATTTCAGTCTCTCAGGTACACTTGAAAGCCTTGATTTCGTTTCATTTCCAAACCTCACCCGTTTTAGTCTCTATAATAACAACTTCACTGGATCAGTTCCATATGCTATTGCTAACCTCTCCCACCTAGTTTTCTTGGACCTCAGTTCGAACTGTTTTGTAAGCTTTATATCATCAGAGATTGGAAGATTAACAAAGTTCCGGTTGTTGAACCTCGGAGGAAACCACCTTCGTGGTACTATTCCCTCCAAAATAAGCTATCTTCAACACCTTACTTCCCTCTCCTTAAATGACAATTCTTTGACTGGCCAAATTCCTGAAGCAATATTCTCCAATTTGAGCAACCTTCAAACTTTTGATTGTGGGGGAAATTTGTTCCATGGGCCATTTCCACCAAGTTTAGTCAAGCTATCCAAGCTTAAACAACTTGTCCTAAGTAAAAACAGTTTCTATGGGTCAATACCTCCTACAATTGGAAATCTAAGCTCACTAACCAAATCTTCATCTTGGCTACAACATGTTGGACGGAAATATTCCTAA